Genomic segment of Streptomyces longhuiensis:
CTGTGTCGGCAAGAACAACAGCGGCGGCGGCGACGGTGCCCGCACCAAGACCCTCGGCATGGAGACCGTCTACGGCGAAGTCCGCGACCTCGCCGCCGTCTTCGATGTACGCGAACGGGGCGAGCGGCTCGTCTCCGCGCTCAAGGCCCGCGTGAAGAAGGCGACCATCGGCATCGACGCCTCCCGGACGACCCTCCTGTACTGGTTCGCCAACTCCGACTCCCCCTACATGGCAGGCTGTTGCGGAGCGCCCGGCGTCATCACCCGTGAGGTGGGGGCGAAGAACGTCTTCGACGACACCCGCGACGAATGGCCCCAGATCAACTGGGAGACGGTCGCCGACCGGGACCCGGACGTCCTCGTCATCGGCGATCTCACGCGGCGCTCGCAGACCGCCGAATCCGCCGCCAAGAAGATCGAGTTCCTCGAGTCCGACGCCGTGACCAAGAACATGACCGCCGTGAAGAAGAAGCGGTACGTGCTGCTCAGCGGGCAGGCCATGAACCCGACCATCCGTACGGTGGAGGGCGTGGAGCAAGTCGCCGCGAAACTACGGGCGTTCGGACTCGCCGGATGAGGAGCGTGGAAGCGTCGCCCCCGCCGCCCGAGGCGCCCTCTGAGGTCCCTCCTGAGGCTGCGCCGCCACCCGTCACCGGGAAGCGGCTTCATGCGGTGCGCGGCGTGCTCGCCTGGCCGACCGGTTTCGCGGTGCTCATCGTGTCCGTGGCCCTGGCCATCACCATCGGCCCGGCCGACATCGGGATGACCGATGTCTGGTCGGCCGTTGCCGCCCACCTCGGCCTGGGCAAACCGGAGTTGACACCCATCCGCGACGGCATCGTGTGGAACCTGCGGCTGCCGCGCACCCTGCTGGCCGCCGTGTGCGGCGCGGGGCTCGCGGTGTGCGGCGCCGTGATGCAGTCGCTGCTGCGCAACCCGCTCGCCGACCCCTTCGTCCTCGGCGTCTCCTCCGGCGCCTCGACCGGCGCGGTCCTGGTCGTCGTACTCGGCGTCGGCGGCGGCGCCCTGTCGGTCTCGGGTGGCGCCTTCCTCGGCGCGGTCGTCTCCTTCGCGCTGGTACTGGTGCTCAGCCAGGCTCTCGGCGGCTCCACCGACCGTGTGGTGCTGTCCGGGGTGGCCGCCATGCAGCTGTTCTCCGCGCTCACCTCCGTCGTCGTACTGACCGCGGCGGATGCCGAGACGACGCGCGGCGTTCTGTTCTGGCTGCTCGGCTCGCTCGGCGGGGCGGGCTGGACCGACGTCCGGATGTGCCTGGCGCTGCTCGTGGCGGCGCTCGTGATCTGCGTCGCGCACGCCCGTACGCTCGACGCCTTCGCGTTCGGGCAGGACGCCGCCGCGTCGCTCGGCGTGAACGTGGCCCGCACCCGCCTGGTCCTGCTGTGCACGACCGCCCTGCTCACGGCGGCACTGGTCAGCTCGGCCGGCGCGATCGGCTTCGTCGGCCTGGTGCTGCCGCACGC
This window contains:
- a CDS encoding ABC transporter substrate-binding protein, which translates into the protein MPFAHPATRRGSVRLIPRTALCLAGMLALAACGSGGSARTSAAQESTAGHPVVLDNCGTRVEVKAAPERAVSLDQGSTEIMLALGLGDRMAGTGTWTDPVMKGLEKENAKVERLADRYPSFEKVLDAEPDFVAASFGATLSKGGVAPRDQFAKLGVPAYLSPSDCVGKNNSGGGDGARTKTLGMETVYGEVRDLAAVFDVRERGERLVSALKARVKKATIGIDASRTTLLYWFANSDSPYMAGCCGAPGVITREVGAKNVFDDTRDEWPQINWETVADRDPDVLVIGDLTRRSQTAESAAKKIEFLESDAVTKNMTAVKKKRYVLLSGQAMNPTIRTVEGVEQVAAKLRAFGLAG
- a CDS encoding FecCD family ABC transporter permease, which translates into the protein MRSVEASPPPPEAPSEVPPEAAPPPVTGKRLHAVRGVLAWPTGFAVLIVSVALAITIGPADIGMTDVWSAVAAHLGLGKPELTPIRDGIVWNLRLPRTLLAAVCGAGLAVCGAVMQSLLRNPLADPFVLGVSSGASTGAVLVVVLGVGGGALSVSGGAFLGAVVSFALVLVLSQALGGSTDRVVLSGVAAMQLFSALTSVVVLTAADAETTRGVLFWLLGSLGGAGWTDVRMCLALLVAALVICVAHARTLDAFAFGQDAAASLGVNVARTRLVLLCTTALLTAALVSSAGAIGFVGLVLPHAARALAGPGHARLLPVTALAGAVFLVWVDTLARTVLDPQELPVGVVTSLIGVPAFVLVLYRTRSLRR